One genomic region from Tachysurus vachellii isolate PV-2020 chromosome 22, HZAU_Pvac_v1, whole genome shotgun sequence encodes:
- the LOC132838469 gene encoding constitutive coactivator of PPAR-gamma-like protein 1 homolog isoform X1 has product MAASGHEPKYPHNSPKIITNLDLNNFGPINSILGNICFVFSVGESVRQRLLGTPRYFDLLPPSAVMGVQGFQEYIEKHCPSAVVPVELQKLARGSLVGGGRQRPPQGPLRLLVDAENCVHRLYGGFYTDWVGGGQWNHMLGYLAALAKACFSGNIQLQVCFNGALEKGRLHEWVKRQVNERQTAQQIVSHVQNKGTPPPKVWFLPPVCMAHCIRLALLRFRIEVVQSIEDHHQEVIALYRENGFHGLVAYDSDYGLCNIPYYFSAHALKLSRNGKSLTTSQYLMHEVAKQLDLNPNSFVIFASLLGNHILPDEDLAAFHWSLLGPEHPLASLKVRAHQLVLPPCDVVIRAVAEYVHNLQDVSDLEAIAKDIFKHSQSRTDDKLVRFKKAVEYYSAASKPPQSSSYIARPKRLGVPETLPLYAYPPMPNIPQQPVSQQNSSGLMAKGPSDQNSFSNIPHNGKQHTPLYERASPNPVEMVFNASSTSSSENEENNGSTANHISDHKGWDKQRDQVNSVPEGDLEDQNKSEPSVTSPMGQGTEVQGHHGVNAQIPSLLSMPTRNHMDITTPPLPLVAPEVLRVAEHRHKKGLMHPYIYHILTKGEIKLSVAIEDEANKELPSAVQLYRPIRQYVYGVLFSLAEAKKKAERQAMRRNRLPEYQPAVIKEWAAYKGKSPHTPELVEALSFREWTCPNLKKLWLGKAVEDKNRRIRAFLACMRSDTPAILNPANVPTHLMVLCCVLRFMLQWPGVRILRRNELDAFLAQALSPKLYEPDQLQELKIENLDARGVQLAALFMCGVDMALLVNDVCGQPIPWEHCCPWMYFDGKLLQSKLIGATREKVPLLDLCDGQVELVSKLEKMRQSIMEGLNFSRPPHPLTFPPPHVMPFYPPKSTFYPPPPLPPPPGRGRSMPGLQAIPSQGGKLEIAGTVVGQWAGSRRGRGRGSFPIQVVSVGGPSRGRPRGVISTPLIRSFGRGVRYLGRGFKSQGLHQSKPVYANSTNDVGKEWKKPNAESKTSSDGSVVAENGVEGKKAELNGNKVAPNQPESAFSNDSKMCNMSPHLTALNTDSECHRDEVLSTAVLKTEE; this is encoded by the exons ATGGCGGCCAGCGGCCATGAACCAAAATACCCCCACAACTcaccaaaaataataacaaatcttGATTTGAATAATTTCGGACCCATCAATTCCATCCTTGgcaatatttgttttgttttcagcgTAGGCGAGAGTGTGAGGCAGAGGCTGCTTGGAACTCCTCGTTATTTTGACTTACTTCCCCCCTCAGCAGTCATGGGTGTGCAAGGCTTTCAGGAGTACATCGAGAAGCACTGCCCAAGCGCCGTGGTGCCGGTGGAGCTGCAGAAGCTGGCGCGGGGGAGTCTGGTGGGAGGCGGCAGGCAGAGGCCGCCACAGGGCCCGTTGCGCTTGCTAGTGGACGCGGAGAACTGCGTGCACCGGCTCTACGGCGGCTTCTACACCGACTGGGTCGGTGGCGGCCAGTGGAACCACATGCTCGGCTACCTGGCTGCTCTGGCCAAGGCCTGCTTCAGCGGAAACATCCAGCTGCAGGTGTGCTTCAACGGTGCGCTGGAGAAGGGCCGCCTGCACGAGTGGGTGAAGCGTCAGGTGAACGAGCGGCAGACCGCGCAGCAGATTGTCAGCCACGTCCAGAACAAGGGAACCCCGCCACCCAAAGTCTGGTTCCTACCGCCTGTGTGTATGGCACACTGCATCCGCCTGGCGCTCCTCAGATTCCGGATTGAA GTTGTGCAGAGCATTGAGGATCATCATCAGGAAGTAATCGCCTTATATAGAGAGAACGGGTTCCATGGCTTGGTAGCCTATGATTCTGATTATGGTCTGTGCAACATCCCATATTACTTCAGTGCCCACGCTCTAAAGCTCAGCCGTAATGGCAAGAGCCTAACCACCAGCCAGTACCTGATGCATGAAGTTGCCAAGCAGCTGGATCTCAATCCAAATAGCTTTGTAATTTTTGCTTCACTCTTAG GGAATCACATTTTGCCTGATGAGGATCTTGCTGCCTTTCACTGGAGTTTACTTGGCCCAGAGCACCCTTTAGCATCCCTGAAG GTCCGTGCCCATCAGCTAGTACTTCCTCCCTGTGATGTCGTGATAAGAGCTGTGGCAGAGTATGTGCACAACTTGCAGGATGTCAGTGACCTTGAAGCCATTGCTAAAGACATATTCAAGCACTCCCAG TCCAGGACTGATGACAAACTTGTACGCTTTAAGAAAGCAGTGGAGTATTATTCAGCTGCTAGTAAGCCTCCCCAGTCCTCCTCTTATATAG CCAGACCAAAGCGGCTTGGAGTTCCTGAAACCTTGCCACTGTACGCATATCCACCAATGCCCAACATTCCGCAGCAGCCTGTG AGCCAGCAGAACTCCTCTGGGTTGATGGCTAAAGGGCCCTCGGATCAGAATAGCTTCAGCAACATTCCACACAACGGCAAGCAGCACACACCGCTATATGAGCGGGCTTCTCCAAATCCTGTCGAGATGGTCTTCAATGCCTCGTCCACTTCATCATCTGAAAATGAGGAAAACAACGGCTCTACTGCCAA TCATATAAGTGACCATAAAGGATGGGACAAACAAAGAGATCAGGTGAACAGTGTGCCAGAGGGAGACCTTGAGGACCAAAATAAA TCTGAGCCTTCTGTGACCTCCCCTATGGGTCAAGGCACAGAGGTCCAAGGTCATCATGGTGTCAATGCCCAGATTCCGTCTCTACTCTCAATGCCAACCAGAAACCATATGGACATCACCACGCCACCTTTGCCTTTGGTGGCACCTGAGGTGCTGCGAGTagctgaacacagacacaagaaGGGCCTCATGCACCCTTACATCTACCACATTCTCACTAAG GGAGAGATAAAGTTGTCAGTTGCAATTGAAGATGAAGCTAATAAGGAGCTGCCATCGGCTGTGCAGCTGTACCGACCTATCCGCCAGTATGTTTATGGTGTGCTCTTCAGCCTGGCTGAGGCCAAGAAGAAAGCGGAGAGGCAGGCAATGAGAAGAAATCGCCTCCCAGAAT ATCAGCCTGCTGTTATAAAAGAGTGGGCAGCCTACAAGGGTAAATCTCCACACACCCCTGAACTGGTTGAGGCCCTTTCCTTCCGTGAGTGGACCTGTCCCAACCTGAAAAAACTGTGGCTGGGCAAGGCGGTGGAAGACAAGAACCGGCGCATAAGGGCTTTCCTGGCCTGCATGAGGTCGGATACACCAGCCATACTGAACCCTGCCAATGTGCCCACTCATCTCATGGTGCTCTGCTGCGTACTGCG GTTTATGTTACAATGGCCAGGAGTAAGAATTTTGCGTCGTAACGAACTTGACGCTTTCCTAGCCCAAGCACTTTCTCCTAAACTTTATGAGCCTGACCAGCTGCAGGAACTGAAG ATTGAAAACCTGGATGCACGAGGTGTACAGCTGGCGGCGCTCTTCATGTGTGGTGTAGACATGGCTTTGCTGGTGAATGACGTGTGTGGTCAGCCAATACCCTGGGAGCACTGCTGCCCGTGGATGTACTTTGATGGCAAGCTGCTGCAGAGCAAGCTGATTGGGGCCACACGAGAAAAGGTCCCACTTCTTGACCTCTGTGATGGTCAG GTAGAACTGGTCTCCAAACTGGAGAAGATGCGCCAGAGTATTATGGAGGGTCTGAACTTCTCTCGGCCTCCTCACCCCCTCACGTTCCCACCTCCGCATGTCATGCCCTTCTACCCCCCCAAAAGCACCTTCTACCCACCTCCACCTTTGCCCCCTCCACCAGGGCGAGGCAGGTCTATGCCAG GACTGCAGGCTATCCCGTCACAAGGGGGCAAACTTGAGATTGCTGGCACAGTGGTCGGTCAGTGGGCAGGCTCTCGCCGGGGCAGGGGCCGGGGTTCCTTTCCTATTCAGGTTGTATCAGTTGGAGGACCAAGCAGAGG ACGACCAAGAGGTGTGATTTCAACCCCTCTTATAAGGAGCTTTGGTCGAGGAGTCAGATACCTTGGCAGAGGTTTCAAAAGTCAGGGATTACACCAG AGTAAACCTGTATATGCTAACTCCACCAATGACGTAGGGAAAGAATGGAAGAAACCCAATGCAGAGAGCAAAACCTCGTCTGATGGGTCTGTCGTGGCTGAAAACGGGGTGGAGGGCAAAAAGGCGGAGCTTAATGGGAACAAAGTAGCTCCCAACCAACCAGAAAGTGCCTTTAGTAACGACTccaaaatgtgcaatatgagTCCTCATTTAACTGCACTAAATACAGACAGTGAGTGCCACAGAGACGAAGTACTGAGCACTGCTGTCTTAAAAACAGAAGAGTAA
- the LOC132838469 gene encoding constitutive coactivator of PPAR-gamma-like protein 1 homolog isoform X2: protein MAASGHEPKYPHNSPKIITNLDLNNFGPINSILGNICFVFSVGESVRQRLLGTPRYFDLLPPSAVMGVQGFQEYIEKHCPSAVVPVELQKLARGSLVGGGRQRPPQGPLRLLVDAENCVHRLYGGFYTDWVGGGQWNHMLGYLAALAKACFSGNIQLQVCFNGALEKGRLHEWVKRQVNERQTAQQIVSHVQNKGTPPPKVWFLPPVCMAHCIRLALLRFRIEVVQSIEDHHQEVIALYRENGFHGLVAYDSDYGLCNIPYYFSAHALKLSRNGKSLTTSQYLMHEVAKQLDLNPNSFVIFASLLGNHILPDEDLAAFHWSLLGPEHPLASLKVRAHQLVLPPCDVVIRAVAEYVHNLQDVSDLEAIAKDIFKHSQSRTDDKLVRFKKAVEYYSAASKPPQSSSYIARPKRLGVPETLPLYAYPPMPNIPQQPVSQQNSSGLMAKGPSDQNSFSNIPHNGKQHTPLYERASPNPVEMVFNASSTSSSENEENNGSTANHISDHKGWDKQRDQVNSVPEGDLEDQNKSEPSVTSPMGQGTEVQGHHGVNAQIPSLLSMPTRNHMDITTPPLPLVAPEVLRVAEHRHKKGLMHPYIYHILTKGEIKLSVAIEDEANKELPSAVQLYRPIRQYVYGVLFSLAEAKKKAERQAMRRNRLPEYQPAVIKEWAAYKGKSPHTPELVEALSFREWTCPNLKKLWLGKAVEDKNRRIRAFLACMRSDTPAILNPANVPTHLMVLCCVLRFMLQWPGVRILRRNELDAFLAQALSPKLYEPDQLQELKIENLDARGVQLAALFMCGVDMALLVNDVCGQPIPWEHCCPWMYFDGKLLQSKLIGATREKVELVSKLEKMRQSIMEGLNFSRPPHPLTFPPPHVMPFYPPKSTFYPPPPLPPPPGRGRSMPGLQAIPSQGGKLEIAGTVVGQWAGSRRGRGRGSFPIQVVSVGGPSRGRPRGVISTPLIRSFGRGVRYLGRGFKSQGLHQSKPVYANSTNDVGKEWKKPNAESKTSSDGSVVAENGVEGKKAELNGNKVAPNQPESAFSNDSKMCNMSPHLTALNTDSECHRDEVLSTAVLKTEE from the exons ATGGCGGCCAGCGGCCATGAACCAAAATACCCCCACAACTcaccaaaaataataacaaatcttGATTTGAATAATTTCGGACCCATCAATTCCATCCTTGgcaatatttgttttgttttcagcgTAGGCGAGAGTGTGAGGCAGAGGCTGCTTGGAACTCCTCGTTATTTTGACTTACTTCCCCCCTCAGCAGTCATGGGTGTGCAAGGCTTTCAGGAGTACATCGAGAAGCACTGCCCAAGCGCCGTGGTGCCGGTGGAGCTGCAGAAGCTGGCGCGGGGGAGTCTGGTGGGAGGCGGCAGGCAGAGGCCGCCACAGGGCCCGTTGCGCTTGCTAGTGGACGCGGAGAACTGCGTGCACCGGCTCTACGGCGGCTTCTACACCGACTGGGTCGGTGGCGGCCAGTGGAACCACATGCTCGGCTACCTGGCTGCTCTGGCCAAGGCCTGCTTCAGCGGAAACATCCAGCTGCAGGTGTGCTTCAACGGTGCGCTGGAGAAGGGCCGCCTGCACGAGTGGGTGAAGCGTCAGGTGAACGAGCGGCAGACCGCGCAGCAGATTGTCAGCCACGTCCAGAACAAGGGAACCCCGCCACCCAAAGTCTGGTTCCTACCGCCTGTGTGTATGGCACACTGCATCCGCCTGGCGCTCCTCAGATTCCGGATTGAA GTTGTGCAGAGCATTGAGGATCATCATCAGGAAGTAATCGCCTTATATAGAGAGAACGGGTTCCATGGCTTGGTAGCCTATGATTCTGATTATGGTCTGTGCAACATCCCATATTACTTCAGTGCCCACGCTCTAAAGCTCAGCCGTAATGGCAAGAGCCTAACCACCAGCCAGTACCTGATGCATGAAGTTGCCAAGCAGCTGGATCTCAATCCAAATAGCTTTGTAATTTTTGCTTCACTCTTAG GGAATCACATTTTGCCTGATGAGGATCTTGCTGCCTTTCACTGGAGTTTACTTGGCCCAGAGCACCCTTTAGCATCCCTGAAG GTCCGTGCCCATCAGCTAGTACTTCCTCCCTGTGATGTCGTGATAAGAGCTGTGGCAGAGTATGTGCACAACTTGCAGGATGTCAGTGACCTTGAAGCCATTGCTAAAGACATATTCAAGCACTCCCAG TCCAGGACTGATGACAAACTTGTACGCTTTAAGAAAGCAGTGGAGTATTATTCAGCTGCTAGTAAGCCTCCCCAGTCCTCCTCTTATATAG CCAGACCAAAGCGGCTTGGAGTTCCTGAAACCTTGCCACTGTACGCATATCCACCAATGCCCAACATTCCGCAGCAGCCTGTG AGCCAGCAGAACTCCTCTGGGTTGATGGCTAAAGGGCCCTCGGATCAGAATAGCTTCAGCAACATTCCACACAACGGCAAGCAGCACACACCGCTATATGAGCGGGCTTCTCCAAATCCTGTCGAGATGGTCTTCAATGCCTCGTCCACTTCATCATCTGAAAATGAGGAAAACAACGGCTCTACTGCCAA TCATATAAGTGACCATAAAGGATGGGACAAACAAAGAGATCAGGTGAACAGTGTGCCAGAGGGAGACCTTGAGGACCAAAATAAA TCTGAGCCTTCTGTGACCTCCCCTATGGGTCAAGGCACAGAGGTCCAAGGTCATCATGGTGTCAATGCCCAGATTCCGTCTCTACTCTCAATGCCAACCAGAAACCATATGGACATCACCACGCCACCTTTGCCTTTGGTGGCACCTGAGGTGCTGCGAGTagctgaacacagacacaagaaGGGCCTCATGCACCCTTACATCTACCACATTCTCACTAAG GGAGAGATAAAGTTGTCAGTTGCAATTGAAGATGAAGCTAATAAGGAGCTGCCATCGGCTGTGCAGCTGTACCGACCTATCCGCCAGTATGTTTATGGTGTGCTCTTCAGCCTGGCTGAGGCCAAGAAGAAAGCGGAGAGGCAGGCAATGAGAAGAAATCGCCTCCCAGAAT ATCAGCCTGCTGTTATAAAAGAGTGGGCAGCCTACAAGGGTAAATCTCCACACACCCCTGAACTGGTTGAGGCCCTTTCCTTCCGTGAGTGGACCTGTCCCAACCTGAAAAAACTGTGGCTGGGCAAGGCGGTGGAAGACAAGAACCGGCGCATAAGGGCTTTCCTGGCCTGCATGAGGTCGGATACACCAGCCATACTGAACCCTGCCAATGTGCCCACTCATCTCATGGTGCTCTGCTGCGTACTGCG GTTTATGTTACAATGGCCAGGAGTAAGAATTTTGCGTCGTAACGAACTTGACGCTTTCCTAGCCCAAGCACTTTCTCCTAAACTTTATGAGCCTGACCAGCTGCAGGAACTGAAG ATTGAAAACCTGGATGCACGAGGTGTACAGCTGGCGGCGCTCTTCATGTGTGGTGTAGACATGGCTTTGCTGGTGAATGACGTGTGTGGTCAGCCAATACCCTGGGAGCACTGCTGCCCGTGGATGTACTTTGATGGCAAGCTGCTGCAGAGCAAGCTGATTGGGGCCACACGAGAAAAG GTAGAACTGGTCTCCAAACTGGAGAAGATGCGCCAGAGTATTATGGAGGGTCTGAACTTCTCTCGGCCTCCTCACCCCCTCACGTTCCCACCTCCGCATGTCATGCCCTTCTACCCCCCCAAAAGCACCTTCTACCCACCTCCACCTTTGCCCCCTCCACCAGGGCGAGGCAGGTCTATGCCAG GACTGCAGGCTATCCCGTCACAAGGGGGCAAACTTGAGATTGCTGGCACAGTGGTCGGTCAGTGGGCAGGCTCTCGCCGGGGCAGGGGCCGGGGTTCCTTTCCTATTCAGGTTGTATCAGTTGGAGGACCAAGCAGAGG ACGACCAAGAGGTGTGATTTCAACCCCTCTTATAAGGAGCTTTGGTCGAGGAGTCAGATACCTTGGCAGAGGTTTCAAAAGTCAGGGATTACACCAG AGTAAACCTGTATATGCTAACTCCACCAATGACGTAGGGAAAGAATGGAAGAAACCCAATGCAGAGAGCAAAACCTCGTCTGATGGGTCTGTCGTGGCTGAAAACGGGGTGGAGGGCAAAAAGGCGGAGCTTAATGGGAACAAAGTAGCTCCCAACCAACCAGAAAGTGCCTTTAGTAACGACTccaaaatgtgcaatatgagTCCTCATTTAACTGCACTAAATACAGACAGTGAGTGCCACAGAGACGAAGTACTGAGCACTGCTGTCTTAAAAACAGAAGAGTAA